The segment aaacagacaaatGGGTTGAGAAAGGATGAAATGAACTCGACTAAACTCTGGCCACCAGCCAACAAAACAACTGCTGTGCCTCAGCACACCTGCTTGCTTTGCTGTCTCATCATAGAACCATGTGAGTCTACCACCCAAGAGGGAGTCTGCAGGCACCACGCTCTCCCCAGAGGACATCATGTCCACCACATACCGGAGATGAGTTGTCTGTCTGGCTgctgccaggaaagcccaggaCGCTTCTGGGACCAGTTGTGCCCGTAGACTGAGGCCTTGGAAGGGGTGAGGTCTCCTGCCGTGGTCAGTGGGATGCCCAGCTGGCCTTATGTCCACTGTCATTGGTGAATTGTGCTGCGTTTGCCCCAATCTCTTGGCCCACCAGACAGTGGAGTGGACCAGCCCAACTCTAGAAGCTTTGTCCCACCGTCCCAGCAGCAGAGCTGCACCCTCTGAACATAACACACTGATATCAAGTGGGCCTGTGACCTTGGATCTGAGGCCATGTCCCGTGGACACAGGACTCCCAGGCTGGTCCACTCATACCCAAAAGGCCTGCTTTCCCTGGACACCCTGAGGCCTCGAGTCGCAGGAGCTGGAGGGACCAGCCACACGGGCACTGTCACCCGGGAGGACCCCTCACGTGCACTGATGCAACTTCCACGTGAGAGAAGAACCCAGCCGGATCCATGCTTCCAAGGTGAGGGACATTCCCAGAGGACTGGACACAAGTTTTCTAGAATCACTGATGTTGCTTGGAACTCCAGGGAGAAAATTTTCCTAGTAGAGTTGTCTGTCATCACAGGCAGCCCCCGTGTCCTGTTCACAGCTGTGACACCTCAGCTGCTCAAAGACTCACACTTCATTGGCCACAAAGGTGCCATCACACTGCTGTGTCCCCCCAGGCATGGTCTTCTTGGGGTTCCCAAACATGGTCTGGGCACAGGTGTCCAGCAACTCACGTAGCCACAAAGTAAAGCTGGACCCTCTTCACAAGTAATCTGTGACGACGTTGAAGTGAAAGTAACTAACAGGCTTCTTGATGTTGTTTAGCcactaggtcgtgtccgactcttgtgaccccgtggactgtagcccgccaggctcctctgttcatgggattctccgggcaagaatactggagtgaattgccgtgccctcctccaggggatcgtcccaactgagcatcaaacccatgtcccctgcgttcgCAAGTGGATTCTCATCCATTGcgccaccaggtaagtcctagCTGATGCTTTTTGATGTTAGTATTTTGATTAGTAAACTTAGTACTTTGAGACAATTACTAAAACAAACACAATTGGAATGGAAATGGGGGAAATTCAGAATACTACTGGGACAAAAACTCCCCACAAGGACTCAGAGGTCACTCAACCATAATGCAGCTGAGCCTGTGGCCTCACTGTGGCTCTGAGAACATCACCAGCACAGACAGCTCAGACTGGCTGTAATCACACAGCGACTGGTGTGGGAAATGGCCCCCAGGGGGTCAGTCCTGAGACTCAAGAGCCGTGGAGGCTGAGCCTGAACCTCCTAAGGGCACCTCACGAGATGTGTCAGTACTGGGTGATGGCCATGGGTGTCTTTTCCTTTGTGTCTGGGAAACATTTAGGATGACAGAAACTTACTTAAGGGCCAAAGTTATCACGGAAGTGTGAAGCTTCTTGTGTGATCACGGGGATCTTGGGACAAATGTGTTGGTTCTTACAAGAGAAAATGTTAGCATGTTCCAACTATCAGGCCCTGGAGTTACACTGTTCCTAAGGTTAGCATTGagtggtccaggagttaagactctgcccttccactgcaggggacttgggttccacCCCGGTCCGGGAAGTTCCACAGGCTGTGTGGTTCGAGCAAAGAAAGATTGGGTGGGACTGTGAGCAACAGAATGATACTCAAATAGTTGATCGTGTGAAAGTGTGAGCAACAGTGAATATGGTTTGTAAAACTAACGTGCACCAGAAGGGGGATTTTGCACGCTGCTTATCAGCGGGATTCAGGACACACTGCCCCAGAATTTGGCGCCTTGGCacactgaatattttaagatGAAGGGATTTGAGAAATGGCAGGTTCAGGAAGCAGTTTCTGACTCTCATAACGCTGTCGTGTGAGAGGGGACCCCTCCCACAGCTGGAGGAAAGGAGCCCCTTGTTTCCTCGATGAgtgaggaggggaggaaagagtACGGACAGGCATTGTggagccccctccccccgccgctAATCCACGGAGCGAGTCGTACCCTTTCTGGTTCTAGCATGTTTCTCTAAAAACACACAGGTGTAACCACCTCTTCAGGCTTCTGTTTCCTTACCGAGGCTCCCGCATCCCAGACAACTTACATTAAATAAATCTGTGTGCTTTTCTCTTGTTCATCTGGCTTTTGTTGCATGGCTCCCAGCTGAGAACGCAGACAAGTATGTTAAACAAAATTCAACTGCATACAGTTTTAAAGATCTTACTGGCTTTGTTCAATGACTTATGAATTAGATGGCATTGCCTCTGGCAGGAGCTCCGAGGAACTGTACAGAGGGCAAGACTTTCACAGGCAGAAGGGGCAGGAACAGGAAGTCACACTGGGCTGAAAAGTGAGGTGGTAGTTGAGAGGTCACTTCCCTGTAGGGGAAGCTGGGGTCCACCAGGCCAGTGTGACCTCACTGGTATCGACCAGGCAATTCCTGTTTCCCTGGTTTAAGATCCTATTTCGGGGAGAGTCTAAAACGGTAATTAAGTGAAGTTTGGTGATGTGGAGCTCAGCATCAGTGACTCCATTTTGAGAATGTCATCTTGCTTTTAACAGATATACAGCAAAAGAAAAGATGCTTTTTCCTCCCTCACATAATCAAGAATTTAAGTGTTTAACACTGGTATGCATTAAAGATTTCTCCTCAAATCATGTATTGTACTGACTTCTCTAATTCATCCCATTGGGATTCTGATAATTACTTGGCATTGTATTTACAGAATGGCTGAAAATTCCAATGGCTGCAAAATACAAGAAAGGTAGAAATAGCAACGGAGGTCATTAGAAATTGTAGTGTTGCTGTTACTGACCCAGGTGTTTgaactctttatttttaatttcttttttaaaatagattctgctttaaaaaatatatttatttacttagttatttttggctgtgctgggcctttgttgctggtGGGCTGTCTCCAGGTTTGTGAGTAGGGGCTGCTCTccactgtggtgcacaggctttccgttgcaggggcttctctcgcGCGGCACAGGCTCCAGGCGCTCGGCCTCTGCAGTCGCTGCACCCGGGCTCAATCGTTGGTGCAGGCTTAGTTCCTTCATGGTAtgtgggtcttcctggaccagggattgaaccggcatcttctgcattagcaggcgaattcttaatcactggaccaccagggaagccccttggactCTATTTTAATCAACAGGTTAATTCTCTGAAGTCCGACTAAGTCACCCAAGGCGGGAGTCTCAGGCCACATGGGCTGTGCTTGCATTTCAAGCCTCACGTGCTGGATTTGAGCCCAGCAGAGACGCACAGGAGAAGCTGGACAGACAAAACCCCATGAAACACAGACCCCTTTAAACTCACTGCTCAAGCCTTAACATGTAGCAGCAACAGACACTGTCTATTACAGACAAGAAGATGAGGTCACCGCACGTTGTCCCTGGAGGAGTCTGTGCAGCCCTGCTCCCCTCTTAGATGCCCCTCCTGCTGGCGGGAGCTGGGGACAGAAAAGCACTGGGGGGGTCATGAAAATGTGACCCCACAGGGAGTGTCCAGAGTGAGAGGGACGGCAGTGTGGGTGTGAGAACCAATGGGGGGAGGAGGGAcggaaaagacagagagagagaagttgcCATTTCAACCCAGGCGGTGGGTGTCTATTCAAGCACCAGTCCCTTCGCTTCCAGAAAGGGCTGAGTACCCTGTCCACTGCCCCCTGGGGTGATGGAGCCTGGACACCAGCCAGTCACATGTCTCCTGCCTGTCTGTCCCTCGACAGGTGACCGCTGCTGGCCAGAGGTAGCAGCTGTCGCGGCTGAGAAAAGCTGTAGCTGCCCGTCGTCCACCGCCGTGGAAGAAGAGGACAGGAGCAGGAGATGAGAGAGGTCAGGAGAGGGCTGGGACAAAGGGGAGAGAAGTTGTGCCTGAGCACCGGTGCCGAGGCCCTGGGGTGAGGAAGCAGACTTACTGAACGGGAGACGCTGAAACACGGGGTCCCGGCCGCTCAGGGAAGCTTGTTCAGTGGTCCCGGAGGTGCCTGCATCCTCTCCCAGGGAAGAAGCAAAGGCCCCACAGACAGCCCACCAGGGTGGTCACCAAGTATAGCACTGACCCGAGTCCTTGGACTCTTTGATCAACAGAAATCGATGAGGCCGGATAAGAAATTCAGGTGAGGCTTATTGGAGCTCCTGCCACATGCGCAGTGGGGACAAGCAACAGGCGGCTTTGTGGCTCTTAGGGGCGGGCTGGGCCCTTAACTAGGGCGGGTGGGGCCAGGGGGCGGCTTGAGCGGTCTGCCCGCCCCCTGGGTGGGGCAGTGCACAGAGATCTTCCCCAGCGCCCAGCTTTAGCTCCCGCACCTCAGCCATGGTGGTTGGTTTATGGCTTCCCCAGCTCATTGTTCATGATTGCCCCCACGTGTGTGCCCTCacgtttgtccaggtgcaagcgcTCTGGGAAATAGTCCggggtcccagcctgtctcattgctctaaaataacaacaaaaggggaaaatCTGGAGGGTGAATAAATGTAAGACTGAATTTTCCCTGGTTATCAAAGGGAAGAGCTCTTTTTGCCCCCCTCCCTTAAGACTTTTCCTAGAGAAAATTCATATTTGTAAATTCTTCCTCTGTCCTGTTGATAGGTATGAATGTTTTTAAAGGCTAAATAAGCTTtttgcctgcatgctcagttgcttcagtcgtgtccgactctttgtgaccccacggactgtagcccaccaggctcctctgtccatgggattctccaggcaagaatactggagtgggtagccatttcctcctccaggggatcttccccacccaaggattgaacctgtgcctctagtgtctcctgctttggcaggtggattctttaccattcagccacatgggaagcccaaaataagcTTTTTACCAGAATTAAAACTCAGAGATTTTTCTTCCCAGAAACGTCAACATAAAGGGACTGCTGTAATAAAATCCACAGAAGGGGCAGCGTTTATTCCTCATGCTTGAGGAGTTGAAAGTCCAAGCTCCTGGGGCCAGCGGACACGCTGTTGCAGCTGGGGAGGGCCCACTTGCTGGAGCATAGCCAGCTGGGCCCTCACACGTGGAAGGGGCTGGGGGCTCTGCCAGGTCTGTTCATCTCTGACAAGGACACTAACCCCATACATGAGAGCTGCACCCTCAAGACCTAATCCCTCCCAAAAGCCTCACCCGCTAATACCACACACTGGGCACGAGGGTTTCAGAGTATGACCTGGGGgctcgggggtggggagggggcccaAGGACGCAGCTTCCCTCCCTCTGTGGCCAGCTTCAGCACCAGGAGGCTCCAGAAGCAAGCACCACAGGCCAAGTCCCCAGCCAGATCTCTAACCTGACACTAGTCACCCGAAGAACGTGGAATCAGTTACCTTCACAAGAGAGAAAGGTTACAACCAACCAGGCTTCGAGGTCTCAACACAGTCCCTGGGCTCTTGTGAATTACAGAACCAGTGTTGGAGAGGCCTGATCGCAGGatctgggttgggggagggagtgaTGTGGGCTTACCTGAGCAACAAATTTGGCATCAGAGATTGTGTGTTCGAGGCCCAGCTCATCTCTGACTAGTTTTCTCAATGGAGACGCAGCATTTCTCTGAACTTCTGATAAAAGCGGGCCCTCGATGTCCTTTATGCCCCAGGTGGGCCCCAGGCTCTGGGGAGACGCTCAAAGAGCTGTAAGACACAAGGGAAATGTGGCTCAATGTGATCCATCCGGCCTCTGCAGAGTGCTTGCCTGGCCCACTAGGAAGTCTCCCTTCTGTCCAGAAAGCAGTGGGTGCGGCGCACTGCAGTTCCTTGCAGCCCCAGGGGAGGGAGCTTCCAGCTAGACCGCCCCCTCCCTTCCTGACTCCTCGGAGACTCCCCTACATCCTGAGCCTGCGAACCCCAAAGCCTGCGAGGCTCTGTAGCCTGTGTGTCCACTGGATGACAAGGGAACAACCCAATGAGATGCTTCCAGAAACTGTCCTCGACAAACACACATGTTCTGGGCCCTGCCTTCACTTCTAGCCCCAACCCTAGAAGTTCCAGAGTCACCCCGGCCCTCCATCTCCACCAGTCCCAGGCCGGGCATTGGGATTTCTCTGACTTCTGCTGTGGAGTTGGATCCCAGACCATGCCCTTCTGTCTGTCTCCAGACACTGCTTCCCAGAGCTGGTCCTGACACCTCAATTTCAGCACAGCTGACCCTAAAGGAATCTCTCAGTTCGGCAGAGGGACACCAGCTAGGGGTCAGGAGTTTGGAGGCTCTCCTGCCATCAGCCACCAGGGCAGTGTCAGCTGAGATGTCCCCTCTCTGGGTTTGCATCTGCAAAGGACAGGGTTCCGACGCAGACTCAGTTGCTGTCCTGCTGAGTGCGGGCTGGGCAGAACCAGGGCAGCAGATGATGGCCAGGTGCTGCCCTGCAGAGAGGTCCCGGCTCCTCCTGCCTCCGGCTCCAGTAGTCACTCCCCGTCCACCTCCACCCTTAGATGGAAACCAAGTGACAACCTTCCCCAGGGCCAGCGAGGTGGGAGAGACGATGGGAGCGGGACCCAGTCATAGTGGGCGGACAAGCCCTTGGCCCCCAGGTCTCTGGATTTTGGCCCCTCTTCCTGTCTGCAGGTCCCCGTCATGGAGCGCCTGGGCTCACTGCCCAGTCCCCAAAGCCCCGTGGAGGCTGAGCTCTAGAGCTGCTTCAATGATTTACTGGGACGCTGACACTCGAGCACACacgttttattttttgtatgatgCACCCATTAATCCTTCACAGTTTAATAGCCTAGAAGCCTCCTCGTGGGGCTCTCCCGTTCTCCTCGGGCTTGTCGTAGGGCTGCATTCAGGTCTCCTGCCATCGGGCCCAAGGGGTCTCCCCCAGGGTCAGGGGGCGGTGTGGTCCGTGGACCTGTCCCCCCAGGACTTTCCTAGAATCTGCAATGAGGGCTGTTGGTGTAATTCAACAactactggtgtttttctttggttCTGACCTGTTGCTGGGACGGCATTCCATAGAGAACGTGGGCACTGACCAGGCTGGACAAAGGGCACAACCACGAGGGACACGTAAGGAGCCCTGCTCTCAGGGAGCGTGCAGGCTCCCTGGGGCTGCCGGAGGAGGGGCAGGCCCCGTTCTGCTGGGGTAACTTTGGGAGGAGTCTCTGCTCTGGGGTTAGGCCACTGTGTGCCACCTGGGGTGGGGGCACCCGTCCCATTCTCAGCCCCTCTTCGGGGCTCCTGATCCTGATCACCAGGACCCTCCATCCCGGGGCTGCTTCCGTCTCTGAAGGGGAGGCTTCAGAATGGCGCCCGCCCAGCCCTGCTGCAGTCCCAGGAAAGCAGCCAGGGTGGAGAGGGTGGGTCACGCTCTTGGTGGGAGACCCTGGGCCTGTTCATCTAGGAAGAGAGGCAGGTCTGGGACTGTCTGGGACAGAAACAGCCCAAGGCTTTGTTcaggcccctcccagccctgggccctCTTGCTTTCTTGGTGACTGTGATTCTGTCACCGCCCAGATGGGCCGTAGGATAGTGTGGTACACAGGGGCCCTCGGATCAGcacccccagccctctcccaCATCCGCCCCTCCCCCCAGCATCCAGCCCTGGAGCATCCGGGCGGGGGTCACTCCTCCTGCAGCAGGGGCTCCCGGTCCCCCTCCTGCACCCTCTCGTCTTCCTCCTTCTCCATGCAGCCCACCGTGGCCGCCAGCCCGGCACCCACACCTCCCCCAACCACGGCCGCCCCTGTGGCCCCTACCGCGGCTCCTGCTGCCACCATCCCAGCCTCTGCGGCCAGCGCCGCTGCGGCCATGCCAGCGCCCACCACGCCCCCTGCCAGGCCCATGAGCCCCGCGCCCACTGCGCCGCCGACGGCGGCCAGGTGGCCACAGAAGCGCACGGTGTAGGAGTCCATGAAGGCCTTGGCCTCGGCCTGCAGCTCGGCCTCCAGGGCCTCTAAGGTCTGCTCCCTCCCGGTGCACAGCAAGGTTGCCCCGTGCCGGGCCAGCAGCGTGTCCTTCTGGGCTGACAGGAGGTTCCGCATGGTGTCCGGCAGTACCCGGAGCGCAGAGAATATGCGCTTGGTGGCTGCATCCTGtgatggaggaggaagaaggggccTGACCCGGAGCCAAGTACCTCCCACCAGACCCCCGCCTGGGCTCCTCCTATACGatgcctggctcctctgctgcAGGACACCCAGGCTCCCAGCAGGCCAGGCTCACCTGCTGCCGCACGTATTCCTCAAACTCCTTCTTGGCAGCTTCCACCGTCCGCAGGTCGTGCAGCTGAGCGGCCATCTGTCCAGGGGGAAAACCCGGCTGCCTCCCTCCTTTGCCCCTGTCCCCTGCTGGTTGCCCGGCTCCATCCAGAGGAGTCCAgcccatctcccccacccccaagtccTCCCCTCGGCCCCGTACCTCGTCCGGGGAGGCGCAGCTGGGCCCTGTCCTTCCCATCCAGCCCGAGAGGTTCTGTAGAGACAGCGGTGGGGGGTCAGGGGGTGCAGGGGCAGCAGGTGTCCAGGGCTCCAGGGGGCTTTCACACCTTGACCTCCTGAGCCAGCTGCTGCCCTGTGAGCAGGCGTCGGTCCCCCCGGGCTGCGGGGCGCCCTTCGCTCCAGTAGCCTGGGCAGCGGCTCTTGGCGTGCTGGGGGGCCGCACTCAGCACGTCAGCCACATAGGCGCGCAGGCGGCCGGCATCATCATCTGTGTCTGAGGAAGAGATCCCTCATGCAGAGGAGCCCGGAGCAGGACCGGCTTTAGGAGGAGAGAGGGTATCAGGCTGGGCGCCTGGAAGAGGGCAGGCCAGGGAGTCCCTGCTCCAGGGACACTCACCGCCTGAGCTTCCATGGCCTCGGCTCGCCCACCGCCGCCCAGGAGCCGGCAGGAGGTAGCAGCGGGCTCTCCTCCCTTGGAGCAGCCcctggaccttggggtacttgcCGGATGATTTCTAAAGGAGGGGGAGCACTCTGAGCTAGCTCCCCATACCTGCCCCATCTGCCTGgccctctgtcccctccctcacCTGGATGACGTCGCCCATGTGACCCTGCCAAGCCTTGCTAGGGTGGGAGGAGTCATGAACTAAGAGGTCCAGGTGCTGGAAGAGAAGGGATGCTGACAGCAGCAGCTGGGGCGTCGGGATCTGGGCTCCAAGTCCAGAGATGGGCTCTCACCTGGATTGGCACCATGCCATAGTGTCTGCCCATCACCTCGGCCACGTGGACAAACGTCTGGGGACAGGGCACAGGGGTCACGACTGGACCACTCCAAAGATGTGCCTCCCAGCCCCTGGAGGACACCCTCCCAACTCCCAGCCTAGGACCCTCAGGCCTCtcctcagcccccagcccacaGCCCTGCTCCAGGTCACGAAACCCTGGGGCAGAGCCGGGCAGCACTCGATTCCAGCTGCCCAGTCCCCTGCCTCACGGTCAACACAGAGACAGGGAGCAGCCCCAGGCCAGCCATCCCCTCACCTCCAGGTGCTCCAGGTCTGTGTCCTTCAGCTCCTGAGAGGCTGTGAGGATCTGCAACCAAGGAGAACAAGGTGCGGGAGGGGCTGTGACGACAAGGAGACACTGGGAGGACCCGGGCAAGGAAGGACCCGGGCAAGGGAGGACCCTCAGGTGAGCCGTGAGGCTCAGGATGTGGGAGGGATCAGCCGGGGAGGGGAACCCCTTGCACCCTGCAATGGGGCAGGACTAGCCTGaccttggtggggtggggggcaggcccaAGAATGGTCCACAGACCTTCAGCTGCCCCAGGAAACTTCAACCGAACTTCAGGACAAACCACATTCCCACCTTCCCTGAGGTCACCCCCTTGCAGGGGCGCCTCCAGAACCTGCTCTGGGGCCAAGGTGACCTTCCTTGGTGGGACCGGGCTGGGCTGAGATGGCCTTGGGAAGGTGGAGAGAGCTTTGAGGAGCTGGCAGGGCCTCACCTGGTAGGAGCTCAGCATGGAGGTGAGGGCGCAGAGCCGGGTCCTTGTTTCCCTGCTCAGCTCCGGGCTCATGACGTCCCCCGTGTCCACCAGGAACACGGCCACCTGCATAGAGTGCCAGCCATGGGtcagcctgccaggcgcctcccCGACCCTGCCCCTTCCCACCCCGCCTTCCCATCCTGGCCCCCAAAGCTTTCCTGCCCACCAccctctctgctccccaccccccgcacTGCCCGAATCGGCCTGGACCCCTCTGTCCCTTCACCCctcaccttcctcccctccttccccagcaGGAAGGGGTGGCTCCACATCCAGATGCCCCTGGAGAGGCCGTTGGCTCCCCACCGGAATCCCTGCCCGGAGCCCGCGCCCCTCGGCCAGCTGCCCTCGCCGGATGCCTGAGGGGCAGAGAAGCAGAGCAGCTTTGGACCATCCGGCCCTGCTCCCTTCGCCAAACCCGCCTGGGACCCTGGTCctgtcccccagccccctcccggCCCCGCGCTCACCAGGCCGGGCAGGCCCTGGAGCAGATGGTTGAGGAGGAAGGTCTTCCCTGAGTGTGGCCCTCCCAGGACGGCAAGGAGGCAGACGGGGGTGTCCCTGGCCAGCGGGTGCTTCAGGCAGCGGTTGATGGCGCCCATTCGCAGGATGAGGCCCCCCGAAGCGTTGATCCGCACCAGCAGCAGCGGCTCAGCCCGCACAGCGCAGGTCTCCTGGGCCCAGAGACTAGGCTCCCTGAGCACCAGGCTGGAGCGTGTCCACCCCAACTCCGCTCCCTCCGTCGCCCCGCCCCATAGCCACGCCCCTCCGTCGCCCCAGCCCAAGCCGGCATGCTCACCTCCatcgccccgccccctcctccgccccaccccctcctccaggtcCAGGTCGCCACCTGCAGCGCGGCGGCAGGCAGCGGCCTCTGCGGCAGGAGCCTCATCCTCTCCCCCAGGCCCCGCAGGCCCTTCCTCCGCTTGCAGGTCTTGCGGC is part of the Budorcas taxicolor isolate Tak-1 chromosome 19, Takin1.1, whole genome shotgun sequence genome and harbors:
- the RNF112 gene encoding RING finger protein 112 produces the protein MPRSALSVISFCHRLGKQERKRSFMGNSSNSWSHTPFPKLELGLGSRPTAPREPPSCSICLERPREPISLDCGHDFCPRCFSTHRVPGCGPPCCPECRKTCKRRKGLRGLGERMRLLPQRPLPAAALQETCAVRAEPLLLVRINASGGLILRMGAINRCLKHPLARDTPVCLLAVLGGPHSGKTFLLNHLLQGLPGLASGEGSWPRGAGSGQGFRWGANGLSRGIWMWSHPFLLGKEGRKVAVFLVDTGDVMSPELSRETRTRLCALTSMLSSYQILTASQELKDTDLEHLETFVHVAEVMGRHYGMVPIQHLDLLVHDSSHPSKAWQGHMGDVIQKSSGKYPKVQGLLQGRRARCYLLPAPGRRWASRGHGSSGDTDDDAGRLRAYVADVLSAAPQHAKSRCPGYWSEGRPAARGDRRLLTGQQLAQEVKNLSGWMGRTGPSCASPDEMAAQLHDLRTVEAAKKEFEEYVRQQDAATKRIFSALRVLPDTMRNLLSAQKDTLLARHGATLLCTGREQTLEALEAELQAEAKAFMDSYTVRFCGHLAAVGGAVGAGLMGLAGGVVGAGMAAAALAAEAGMVAAGAAVGATGAAVVGGGVGAGLAATVGCMEKEEDERVQEGDREPLLQEE